In Myripristis murdjan chromosome 23, fMyrMur1.1, whole genome shotgun sequence, the DNA window ACTGAGTCATTTGTTAAACTTACCTGATACAAATACTGATATTAACATTGGacagttcaaataaaatgtgaccaaacaaatgaaacaaaggcCTGTACTCTGGTTTTAAATGGGTTGAGtctatatttattatattgttatgtTGAAATGCTGTGAATCATTGGATTTAAACAGTCTAATCATGGGGAAGCCATAGGCACTttaggcactttaagtaaactGATATATTCTGGCTAATCCCAAAGTATGTTATTTGGTTGTATGCCATTGTTACATCAGGCACCACCATTCCTGAACAATGTCACACTTGACAAAGCCTGAGAGATTATCTGGAGAGGCAGTCTACTGCTGTTAGTATGTGCCTGTCTATCATCTGTGTCTACTTgatcttttcaaaatgtacattcCTAGATGACAGTAGGTTGACACGTAATCTCTCGTAGTTGTAAAACGGGCTCAAAAAGACAAATCGTGACTGGAaccaaagactttttttttttttctcaaataaatCACACCACATGACAAGCTGCCACCACTGATAAGGGCCCATTTAAATGTATAGAGCGGTGTCATGTTCAAACTTTTCCCCAGGAGGCTAGGGAACTAACTCTATCAGAAGGGTTCCTCTGGGGGCAGTAAGAAGCTGAACTGCTGAGTGCTCTCACCATGAAACCTATTGTTAGTCTAATGAACAGACAGGATTtgattaaaacatttcaaacatcatTTGGCCCACGATGCGGTGCAGAGAGGCTCCCCCACCGAGCACACTTAACACCCCAACGGTCTCAGGCAGGAGGCCTCTTACTCCCGCTCAAAGGTGAGCCCACAAATCACTGTAATGCATTCAGCAGgggtctctttctctgtctccatctccctttctctttctctctgccactTGCAACGCTAGTCGTTAAAAATTCATTAGACGCTGTTTGTATCGCCTCCTCAAGGATGTCACCCTTGATGGCCGACTGTGTAGGAAACGGCAGCTTCCACAGGCCGGAGGGGATTGATGGAGCTCCTACTGTGTACTGAGGTACTCTCCATGGCATTGATGTATACATGAGATCACGATGTTGCAGACATGCTTGGAGTTTgaatgagacagacaggtcttgTTTGGTGTATGTCCTCAGACTGTGACATCTGTGAGTTTAACTGCAGTAAGGAGAATGTCCTCCGGCAAAAAAACGACCCCATAGGTCATTTGCACAGCGGCGTTAAAGTTAAGCGACCTTTAGCATTTCCGTAAATGACAAGACATTAAGCATTAAGGGAGCAACAAAGTCTCCATAAGGAGGTTGGTGGGATGGCGGACGGGTCAGTAAACACGACTGTCACTCAGCTGACCCATGTTTAAATCCAAGCAATTAGGAGCAGTGTTCGTTTTCCAATACTAGTGAACATTTGCTACTTtagtaaccttaaccctaacctttttGAACCTTAGTCATTACGaaaaacctttccctaaccttaacaataaccttttcctaaccttacccatatattttcctaaccttaaccaagtattcaCAGTAGCTGGCTAGAGTAGCAAGCCTGCACAGGAAATAGTCCTTTGAGCCATATGCGCTACTAATTTAGAAAACGCTTATCTGGGTTGTATTCGAGGTTTGGAACAAATGACCCATGTGTGTTTTAGTCACCTGTACCTTATCATTTTATTGTACAAAGAGGGTTTGCAGttattaattttctttcttcaaaacaggagaaaaggTATGTGAAAGAGGGGCTGAGGTTGTAGTTGCTTATTTTTACCTATACTTTGTTCTGTTGTGATAAGCCTGACAAGCTCTGCATATACAGTAAATTGTCTTTGCATTTGCTGTTGAAACATGGAGATGACAAATAAGCTTGTTTCTTGATTGTGCTGTATGTTAAATATGTTTATGAATTTGTGTAGTTACAGATGATGGGGGTTTTAATACAGGCGGTACTCGTGCTGAGTAAAAGTAGGAGTATATCAAACAATTGATTGTCGGCCTATTACATAACATAAACAGGAGAAATACTGTAATCAAAATGGATTGGGATTATAGTAATCTGATTACAGAGAAATCCTAATTGGAATctatgcaaatgcaaataaacccattatcaaaatataaatgttagGTGTTTTTAGGAGCAAAAGGCATGTGTACTGCATTGTAAAACTTGACGCTAATGCCATTTGACGTTTTGCGAAACAGTATTTGGGATTCACTAGTTGTCACTGAAGTTCATGCAAAACCACATCTTGTCATTGAACTTAATGCAAACTGAGGACAGAGTGCCTGCCATGTTAGCTGTAGACTCAGCTGTTTTCAGAACAGAAACTTGGGAGGCAGGCCAATTTGATTATCAACAGCCGACCACAGAATGACTGGACCAAGTTAACATGCACCAAGGTCATTTTGTTGTTCCTGAAACTGAGGGAGGTGATCCCCTTCTGCCAGCCTGTAGAATccaaattacacacacagcatgtcaaGTGCCTTCACACACTTCATCAAAGTTCTGACACTAGAAAATTTCACGTAAAAGAACAACTAATCACATTTACAGTAAGCACGACACTTTCCCTTTCACTCTGACACCTCACCTCTCATAAACCCTTTGAATTGTggttttcccttaaatttctgCTTAAGGGAGTCTcaattttagagaaaaaaacatttcctcatACTGTACAGTACATCAAGTCCAtattctgtgtctgctggttgGAACACTTCACTGGACCTACATGACTGAGTAAAAGATTCAAACCTGAGGTGCCTTAACATCAAGTAGAAAATGACTACAGTAGATGTtttgtgtatcattttatacacctttCCCTGAAAATAAGCAGGACATATTTGTTAgctttggaaaccttggaatctccattacattttaaaatcaagtttggtgtgtgtgtgtgaacaaaacTTGGCCACATGGCAAGGACGAACCCACAAATGGAAGCAGAAGAGTTGAAGTTAATGTGCTCATTGAAAACTACTGTATACACTGAAAGCTTGCATGGCAGCAAAGCATGTCACTTAGGAAGGAAACATTTACACAGCATCCAGCCATAACAGCTATGCTTTTTCACATGCTGAATAACAGTTTGGACTTCTTGTAGATGATGATCAAATAACTCCTTTGATTTAATTGTCAAACATATTAATAGTAGCCTAGCTTTCACACCTTGCCAATTGCAAAATACTATATAATACACTAACTAGTTGTATTGTCTATGTAATGCAAACTGTGCTTTCCATGTTGGTAGTTGGTGTCTTGATGCCATGCTCTTGATCTATGCAATTATTTTGTTCCATATGCAAAGAGACACTGATTCAATTTGACCTTTTATGCTTATGAAATGTTTTGCCTCAGAGCGCTGACCTGAGTTGCAGACCCACTTAAACCTCTTCTGCAGGGGAGCCACAGACACTCCTGACAACACTCACGCCATAATcccaaaactaaacaaaacaaaacagaaattaaccCTGGTCCACTCACAACCAAAGTATCATATTAATGTTGTCAGCGCAGAAGGACCTCATGAGGCTTCTGTGGGTAGTTTTTTAGAGAGTGCTTTACTTTATACTGACCACCCATTAACCTAACCTTACAACTTTTGGAAATATTAAAATTCCATGTTTGACAGGCTTGATAAGGGCCTACCCTTGTCCTGTAGGTTGCTAAAAAGTTATTTGCTGAAGTTAAAGCACAGATTTAATGTATTTTGATGTCAAGAAGCCAAATCCACCCACAGTTCCATtccatcccctccctccttccttttcgCCTGACCTCACTCCCCCGGCAGATAATTTATTCAAGGCTCAGCATTTAGCAGGCCTAATCCTCTCTGCTGTTGCTCTTAggtgcacacactgtacagtaaTTGTATGAAAGAGTAAAAGTGGGATTTCAGGCACTCTGATAATCACCCACTGATTGCCCGCAGCATGGCGAAGGGAGGggtgagaaaggagagagagaaaaaaagaagaaagagaggagccaAAAAGCGTGACATGGGAGAATCAGGTGTCTACTGGACCGGTGAGCCGGGTCAGGCTGATAGGAGCTTGGCTGCTATGGATGGTGCACTCAGGCCCAGGCCTGTCCTGGAGCTCCAGTGCAGGTCCCCGGCCATAATGGAATCTGACAGGATGtaaatgagtttttaaaagaGCTGGTGAAGGTTGGTCATTTTTCTCATTTAGTGGTCCAACGTGCTGGCCAGGCCCCCAGCTGTCACCCTGTATCCCTGCCTTTCGGGGGAACACGAAGGGGCAAAATTCAACATAGCAAAGCCTGATTTCTGATGCCATAGATGgagaatggattttttttttttttttactctttttgtgtctttctgttGCTGACCTTGATTATGAATGCCAGAGGATGGAGGACACACCTGtatttttttgctctttgtggtatatatttttttctgtccttcttTGCTTCCTTTCTTCTGTCACAATGCTAATGTCAGACTGGCCGGGTTCAATGTGAGCAAAAGAAAGAGCATTGAAGGAAGAGGATGGCTCTGGAGAGAGATTGGGATTTCATGTTTAAGAAGTGCTGAATAGCAAGTATACTTTGTAGTGAGGCTTAGGAATCGTAAAACCAGTTTTAGGGGTTTTATGTTAAGATACCATATccattttaacagaaaaaaataagataaaatgacTTATTCATGCCCAtctttagggaaaaaaataatgttgatcGCTCTAAAGATAATTACAAAGTACTGCATCCTGGAATTCACGATGAGCACATTTTAAATTAGCAATAACTtcaataaaattacattaataGGATGATTTTTATGGCAATAATTCTGTAACAGTGAAACTATCAAGAAAATATATGAGTTCTGTGTAGTCTTAACAACACTGCAGTCGCCTAACCCAGCTGCTCTCGGGCCTCCACAGCAGTACCACTGCACCATTAATGAGCAGCGATAATGACTAAATGCTGTTAGTTAGGGTTAAATGGAGCCTGAACACCCAGCTGACAATGAACCATCTTACCACAGAGAGGTTGATCTGGGCAGTCGAGGGAAAACTCTGCACTGGAGCTGCAGAGCTTAACCTGACACTTTTAAATGTAAAACTCCTCACAGCAGCAACTGGTCAATGGCTAAAAAGGGCACTGCATCACATGACTGTAGCTGGATATACACACTACTCctgcagaggctgcagaggcaaAAATTAGTGTGGcaatcttttttgtgttgttgttagtAAACCACTTACACatacatattttcatgtttagtAGTTATTTTCTAGATAAATTTGGTCTGCTTTCTTTCTTGCCTTTACACAGAGGATAGCACATAAAGGTATTATTTAACTGTTCAAATCTGGTGGAGATTGCAAGGATTCCAGAGATACCAGACAGATCCTGCTCAATTACAGTGGAatctgtataaaatgatgcacaaaacatctaGAAATTTTTAATTTGACACAATGGTGTCttgcatttgaatatttcactaaGTTTAAGCGCAACGTAGTAATATTGCAATCAGCAGATGCAGATATGAGTGTGCTGttgtacaatatgaaaaaaaaaaaaagaaaaaaatccaggttTAAAACTACTTCAGgagaaatttaagagaaaatcagGGAGTTATACTTGGTTACTTGTACTTGTTATACTTGATGAGCTATCCTCCTGATAGGCTCATAGAATTGTTTGCTTTATGTGGCtatgtttttactttatatgCACACTGTAATGGTACTTGCAAACTTCGATTCCCCAGGGATAAAAATCATACCAAACCATCatgtcaacaaaaatgaaaataagtatATTTAAGTGGTTTACCTACAGGTGTTGGAAAACCACTGGTAGTCACTGTTGTGCACATGTTGCTCAAAGGGTATGAGAGCAGCCCCAGATTAATTGTGAGCGGGAAGAGTTTACACAGATATGTTCATAGTCTAAATGTTGGGTAAAACCAATATTAAGAAATTTTAAGCACCAACAGAATGCTTGATGCATTAGTGATTTGCATGAGCTCAGGTGATTCTCTGAGTGACAAAAGTCAAAGGCATGAGCGATACAAGCATGGCAAGCACATTTCTaagaatttaaagggaaatctGAGCATTCACCAAAGCACTTCCCTATTACTGCAAAAGAAAATTTATATATTCACAAACTTGAATCTTGAAAGTACCATTACAGGGAAAGATACCATAGATAAAGCCCATCATTAAGCCACATGACTCCAGTTTAGTCATTCGTTCCTATGTAACCAACGCGTCACCCACTGAGGTAATGTTTTGTCTCTTGCTGCCCTAACCTTGACAGATTATTGGCCATGCTGAGAAAACCTGAACCGTTTTATAGGCTGAAAATATTGGCAGGGGAAGGCATCCTTGTGAGGTAAGCAGCTGTGCTGGCCATATTGCGTATCGATCCACCTTGCGCCGCGATGGCTGCACTTAATTAGATTTATATTGTAAACAAAGACTCACAGTATGAAATTTGAATTAGCAGGTAAATGTTATCCATCACagcaaataataatattttgtgcAGTGTGATGCAGTATTGGTATTGCTGAGATTTATCTGGGCTGTAAATGGAGTGAGAATCTTCCCCCTTGGAGTTTAGAGCAGACTGTGAACGCTGCAGTAGCCtgcttcttctttctcctctcagtgCAGGCATAGCGCTACGACAGGCAAACAAATACAGGAGCATGCAGgaacgcaaacacacagacaccgtCTTCTATCTGCTCACAGGCCACCCATAATGGTCTACACACactatttcacaaatgcatatatgccatcaagagaaaaatgtGCAGATACAACAAAGGCTGAgaggcaagaaaagaaaaaaaaaaaaacagaaaaaaggaacaatATCCACCTTaggcacatattcacacactctTCCTCTTAGTGATAATTATCCCACAATGTGTGACCCAATTTGACTCCCTAATGGTGCTGTCATTCTTTGCAGCACTCTTTTCCTACTGTACCTGCTTGTACTCGTTGCTCCAGGAAACTCCACATTGTCCTGTCTTAATCAAATTAAAACGTGTAGAGGCGTGACTCCAAACACTGTCAGAAAAACCTCAAGGATATGGAGCAGATTACTGGAATTCAATCTGATGTAATTAAACACCCTTCCCCCCTCTCCTGACAATCAGTCTCTCACAGAGAAAAAAGGTCCCTCCGGTTACTGTGAGGTCTAATTTCCGGCTCCAGATATTCCTCTGTACACAGAGGCATAGAGGGAACTGACATAGGCTGATCCTGCCAGATCACCATGTTAGCTCTCAGAGTAAAAGCCAAGTGTGGCATAACAGTGCAGACCTGGATTTAGAGAGCCAAGCAAGGGGTTAAGACCAAGAACAAACATTTCGGGCCATGCCATTCATGGAGAAATTGAACAATCTCTTCTTGGGCCTTCAGTGTTTACCTTGGAATCAAAGACCTCGTTGCCTGCATGGAGTTAGAGGGGATTCACATGGATTGCTACTGATTGCTCAATAAGATTGATATGTATTCTAGGTctattttgtgttcatttagcTTGTGAGTGGATGTTAAACGGACACTTGACCTGTTGTAACTGTCCTATTGTAGCAGATATAATATGTATCTGCTACAGAGCCCATGAATGATATTATATGTCAACATTGTGATCATTTGTTTGAATACTTCGCAATCCAAAATGCCCAGGAATATTTTGGGACAGAAGTCTCCACATGGAGAAAGGACATGGAACTTCTAATGTCAGAATGCtgtctgggggaaaaaataaaatagatttgCAATTTTACTTCAGGTATTGCAATAAGTTAAACAGAGAAATTGTACCACAAGTGTTGCTGCCAAATTATTTTTAAGCCACACTGAAAATCATACCATAATAGACTCTACTCAACTCTTACAGCCAGTAGCAGGAATAACAGTCATTACTACCGTGGGTGTCATCCACTAAAGTCAGCTGAAGAGCCCTTGAAAATTGTATCTGAAAACCACGACAGCATTCATCCTCCTATAAAAGAGTGCTGTGCATTCTATAGTTGCATGCTCACACAGATTAATGCCACCAAGTGACACTTTCATACTGGTAATAGCACTGCAGCCTGGTATcaattattgtttgttttgacctGCTGTTGTATGTGACTGAATGAAAGctcccataaaaaaaaatgatttcctaCTGTCGTCCCCTTATAGTGAATTCCTTGTCACATGcatttgtcacacattttttttttttttttttttacatttatctaTTCAGGATGTATTTGTCAGGCCTGAATGCTCTTTCCCAGCCATGCACCACTTCATATTTATTCactcatatgtgtgtgtatgtgtgtgtgtgtgtgtgtgtgtgttcacacccGGGAGCCGTGCAGTACAATCACTTGTTAGCCACTGGTGCAGCTGAGGGATAAAAACGTTGATTAAGTGCATCTCGATAGTAGCTGACGGAGGGGTTAGGGTTACTCATTCCCTTCCTCCACCTGGTTTTCCCCGGGGATTCAACCCAGCAACCATGTGGTCACAAGCCCATTTCTCAGGATGGAGTATGTACAGTATCATCTTGTACATAGTTTGCAGTGTATGGACCGGATAAAACCACTCAGGACAAATCTAGAAAATCGAATTTCCTTTTGTAGTCAGGACCCGTAGAGATGAGACCAGAATGAGATGAACTGAATTTTTCTTAATAAGTCGGACGACCTTGGACACCAAAACCGTCTGTATCTGCAGGTGACGTTTCTTTCATGTATTTAATTTATTcttaaaatatttcatgataaaaaAGTATCTTATGTAAATGACTCTAAGACTTCTGCAATGCCTCCTCcgcctcgtctctctctctctttctctctctttctctttctctctctccgcgTTGTAGTCATTGTCGTCGCTGGAGAGAGGCCAGATTTGTGcgaacaaacacaagcacaaaaataaattaagagaTCAAAACCCATAGAGAGGAAACGAGTCAGTATTCCACACCGTGTACAATACAATATCATAGCAAATTAGCAGATTCCAAGGGCTTCCATTGACTACCATAGATATACAATGTTCAGTTGGCTGTAgatcagtcagtcaataaatCTTgtcactttcctttttttttccttaatggTTTTGATAGACAGTGACTTGTAGATGACCATGAAAAGAAAGCGGCTACAGATGTGTGAACAGAAAACTTGGGACTACGAGCCAGCAGTAATGAGAACAACAGCGTTTGTTCACATCCTACTAAGCTGCCATTGTGACCACATTATTTGTCCAATAAGCTTCTCTACAAAGGTACAACATATAAAACTGTTAAATATATAACTTTTTAGGGCctttcaaaatacatttaatgaCATTTCTTTAGTCCTTCTTTTCAATTAGACTCAACAGCTTTAATACTCTCTTTAGATATTCATCATTTCTTTGATATAATCTGCACTCTTTCACTGTGACCAACCATGCTTATTGCAAGTTGTCCCAACCATACAGTAGCTattgaaaaatgcaaatcagaatttttttttttttgatacacaGTTATATGTATGTAGTACCTATAATCTCCAGTTTCAAAATACAGTGGTGGGCTTAGTCTGAGAAAAAATGTCTCCAAAGTGTTAAAGGTACTCCTTAGACTGTGTACGGTACATATGTGGATCCCGTCGGACACAAGGTTCGGTTTGTGCACCTTGTCTCTGTGCGGGGCAGTTGCTGGTCGCTGGCGACACACAAACAGCGAGTTCACAAAGTCTCCGTCTGTCTTTGCCAGATGGTCCGCTCTGTCACAATGATCGTAgctgttgttttcctctttggTCTATAAAAATATGGGAGGTTTACTCCAGCAGAAGGCCTATTCACAGCAGTGAGCACTCAGTTCGGACTATGGCCCAGTGAGGTGGTCAAAGAAGCCACAGGATCTGGTCTGTGATAATCCTGTCTACGCCCTGGACCTCCTGCCCTTCAAAATCCTTCTCGTCTCGTAAGAGGCTAGGAGAGTGATGGGGGGAAATCCCTTACGCAGTGCAGTCAGCAACACAGAGGACTTCCACTGAGGCAAAACAATTCTCAGGCTCTCAAGGGTTTCCGAATCCTCCGTGGCACAAGGGGGCGCTGCTAATTCACAGAGCAGGCAGATAAGAGTGGAGAGGAGGCAGATGCGATATGTTGATCCgatgacagacagcaggagatAGCAGTCACAAACCTGGGGGAACCGGTCACATGAAAGaggaagtcttttttttcttccagaggAGACAGCAAGTGGTTTGTCCAGTGTCCAGAGGAGAGATTGCTCCGTCAAACAATTGCGCGCTGGCGTTCCCGTCTCTGGCTGTGTTATGAGACCTGTGAATCAATAAGAGCACAGCAAAGATaagacatttattttaacacattGGCTGTCCTTGTCCTGAGCCTGAATAAATCACAGCTCTTTCAAATCACTTCTGAAAACTCATTTGTAGCAGATAATTTGACCTGGTTTCATTCAAAACttcattatttaatttattgattaatttacttcattttattttcctcatttctgCCTTGCTTTGCTGCTTCTTTCCACCATCTGATTATTAAGCACTTTGTAGTTTCTGTTTGAAATCTGCGacataaaatgatgatgattattattatttccacaTTGTTCTGTTATTCTTTATCTGCAGTCTTTATTACAACCGCACAGTGGATCTACACACCTATCAGATCATAAACAAGAAAGCATGAATCAGTGTCAGCAGATAAGGATAAGCAAACATCTGGGGGATGAATAATGATGTTAGATTGGAGATGAATACGAGAGAACAAAAAGACTAACTTGCATACAGATATGATGTTGTAGTTAAGATCCCACGCTCTGGGACCGTACAGTATCAAGAGTTTCTTTTCAGAAGTTACACTGTGTCGTATTTTATTATATGTAGTGTGGTAGTTCAGCTACTATGCACCCCTGCTcgctgaggttaaaaaaaaaaaatatggctaaAACTTTCTCTGTTCAGCTTTCCTTACAGCCTTCCCACTGTCTCAATGAATAAAGATAAGCCCACTCTCCttcagagggaaaaagagaaaaatctaaGAAAATTTCTAAGGTCAACTTGCTTTCCCTATGTTCTTGCATCATTTTGTCAGAAGACGTAAAGGGCAGAATTTAATTGTCCATAAAACTATGAAAACgtgacttatttatttttgcaatgaCTGACCCACACCCCAAATGggacaaaacattttcagtaaacTTAATGAAGGGAATAAAATCAttgcatttgctgtttttctatgAGTCATTTGTGTACCCGCTGCTCCCCTAGCAATTCGAAGGTGTAGCAATAATTAATTGTACAGCACTCTCGTAGCAatatagggaaaaaaagtcaacagcTTACTCATTGTCAAGTAAAATGTTCTGGCAGTCAAATATTTAGAATTCTTCGGGGGGTGTAACCCAATAACAAAACAAGTCTTGCAGTGCAGAGACTGAGAAACAATTAATCTACCACAGAAAGACAAATCTGGAAGCCTCCTCACCATCTGGCCCCCGCCAGTCACACAGCCAACTTGATAGAGGCATTGATGCTTTCCAAGATCGCTGCATTGCCGCCACTGAAGCTTAATTCATAATAATGAACTCTTGACAATTACACAGGGTGCAAATTGCCATGAAAGGGGCAGGTGTTGGATGGAGTGCTAGCATGTATCACAGATGAAACAATATTGGATGCTCTGGGAATAATCAAGATCTCAATGAACCCAGGTTTAATAGGGGTAATGTCACGGTTTCACTGGAGATGGGCATGAAATGACCCAGGAGTGTAAGCAGCTAAAAGCAGGGGTGTACATTTGCTAAAGCCATGCCTCCGACTGCTGCCCATGTGGGTGTGCAGTCCCCTTGTGAGCCCTGTGTCTCCTACTCACAGTGCCCCCTAGTGGAGATATTGAGATTATAGTGGATCTGAATGGACAGCGACCAACAAGTAAAAtggagggtgggtgggtgggg includes these proteins:
- the LOC115354874 gene encoding uncharacterized protein LOC115354874 isoform X1; this translates as MAENTDDPLTDSQKPSTTTTITTTTTTTTTSTTTAPPNPGPEKAESNTSSYRAPRASWRQQGLITQPETGTPARNCLTEQSLLWTLDKPLAVSSGRKKRLPLSCDRFPQVCDCYLLLSVIGSTYRICLLSTLICLLCELAAPPCATEDSETLESLRIVLPQWKSSVLLTALRKGFPPITLLASYETRRILKGRRSRA